In Hippoglossus hippoglossus isolate fHipHip1 chromosome 24, fHipHip1.pri, whole genome shotgun sequence, a single genomic region encodes these proteins:
- the LOC117758048 gene encoding LOW QUALITY PROTEIN: hydroperoxide isomerase ALOXE3-like (The sequence of the model RefSeq protein was modified relative to this genomic sequence to represent the inferred CDS: inserted 1 base in 1 codon) — protein MAEYKLQVSTGDMPSAGTWDHVSVTLIGSDGESEKTELDNFGKDFSTGKTGTYTVKTSSSLGKLLLVKVEKDPFLFFPEDEWYCSTIEVTTPEGDVILFPCHRWISRGEYVELRGGRAMKFLEDDHPLLIEHRKKELTLQKSLYQWKPLAEGLLHTCSFENESELPAEIRFSKTKTDEMQDTTKRLGLKFKFKGMVGSTEKWENVDDLKRLFKFEKTAMSEYVAEHWKEDDFYGFQFLNGINPTLIKRLSELPPNFPVTEEMVKPFLAEGSSLRSEIGKGNIFLYDQKKLEGIPTQVYNGESLTVTPGLCLFYLNPENKLMPIAIQLHQQPSEKNPIFLPSDLETDWLLAKIYIKNADMLDHEAVHHLMNTHFMGEVYTVATLRCFPVIHPLYKLLFPHFKSTLDINIRGREGLMGPNGIFTLSSAGIEGMTEIMRRSLREMTYSSVCLPENIAARGMESIPNYYYRDDGLKLWSIINSFVRAAVEYYYPSDADVCKDTELQDWIREIFTQGLLSNKASGFPSSFHSIEELIRFITMVIFTVSVQHAAVNNGQFDYYYWTLNAALLLHKPPPTTKGQSSMETIMETIPNVGETVAISLLINQLSGKYSGVIPLGQYPEKRFEEPELTQMIQEFQAELSKLGEEXAKRNSKLEVSYDYLHPSRIENSVSI, from the exons ATGGCTGAGTACAAGCTACAGGTGTCAACAGGTGACATGCCAAGTGCAGGAACATGGGATCACGTTTCTGTCACTCTAATTGGAAGTGacggagagagtgagaaaacTGAACTGGACAACTTTGGCAAAGACTTCTCTACCGGGAAA ACCGGGACCTACACGGTGAAAACCAGTTCATCTCTGGGGAAACTTCTGCTGGTCAAGGTGGAGAAGGatccctttctctttttcccaGAAGACGAGTGGTACTGCTCCACCATCGAGGTGACGACTCCAGAGGGAGACGTAATTCTCTTCCCCTGTCACAGATGGATCTCCAGGGGAGAGTATGTGGAGCTGAGAGGAGGGCGAG CCATGAAGTTTCTTGAGGACGACCATCCCTTGTTGATTGAGCACCGGAAAAAAGAGCTGACACTTCAAAAGAGCTTGTACCA gtgGAAGCCTCTAGCTGAAGGATTACTCCACACATGCAGTTTTGAAAATGAGTCTGAGCTACCAGCTGAAATCCGCTTCTCTAAGACCAAAACGGACGAAATGCAAGACACAACCAAACGACT TGGattgaaattcaaatttaaGGGAATGGTCGGATCCACCGAAAAATGGGAAAATGTCGACGACCTGAAAAGACTCTTTAAGTTTGAAAAGACAGCAATGTCAg agtaCGTTGCAGAGCACTGGAAGGAGGATGACTTTTACGGATTCCAGTTTCTGAACGGAATCAACCCCACTTTGATCAAGCGCCTCTCAGAGCTTCCCCCAAACTTTCCTGTCACAGAAGAGATGGTGAAGCCGTTCCTGGCTGAGGGCAGCAGTCTGAGGAGTGAAATTGGG AAAGGCAATATATTCCTCTATGACCAAAAGAAGCTGGAAGGAATCCCCACTCAAGTCTATAATGGAGAATCTCTGACTGTGACTCCTGGTCTCTGTTTGTTCTACTTGAACccagaaaacaaactgatgcCAATTGCAATACAG CTGCATCAACAGCCCTCAGAGAAGAATCCCATCTTTCTGCCCAGCGACCTGGAGACCGACTGGCTGCTGGCCAAGATCTATATCAAAAACGCAGATATGCTGGATCATGAAGCCGTCCATCACCTCATGAATACTCACTTCATGGGAGAGGTCTACACTGTCGCCACTCTGCGCTGCTTCCCTGTGATTCATCCCCTCTACAAG cTGTTGTTTCCACACTTCAAGTCCACTCTCGACATAAACATTAGAGGCCGTGAAGGTCTAATGGGACCTAATGGGATCTTTACACTA aGTTCAGCTGGAATTGAGGGGATGACAGAGATCATGAGAAGGTCCCTCCGTGAAATGACCTACAGCTCCGTCTGTCTGCCAGAGAACATTGCTGCACGAGGAATGGAGTCAATCCCCAACTACTACTACAGAGATGATGGATTGAAGCTGTGGTCCATCATCAACAG CTTTGTGAGGGCAGCAGTGGAGTACTACTATCCCTCAGACGCTGACGTCTGTaaagacacagagctgcaggattggATCCGTGAGATATTTACCCAGGGCCTCTTGAGCAACAAAGCCTCAG GATTCCCATCCTCCTTTCATTCCATTGAGGAATTGATAAGATTCATCACCATGGTCATCTTCACAGTGTCGGTTCAACACGCAGCAGTCAATAATGGACAG TTTGACTACTACTACTGGACACTGAATGCCGCATTGCTATTGCACAAACCTCCTCCGACCACCAAGGGGCAGTCAAGCATGGAGACAATTATGGAGACCATCCCGAATGTTGGAGAGACTGTCGCCATATCCTTGTTAATAAATCAACTTTCAGGCAAATACAGTGGTGTT ATTCCTTTGGGTCAATATCCTGAGAAAAGATTTGAAGAGCCTGAGCTTACACAGATGATTCAGGAGTTTCAAGCGGAGTTGTCAAAACTCGGTGAAG TCGCAAAGAGAAACTCTAAGCTTGAAGTGTCCTATGACTATCTGCACCCTTCTCGCATTGAGAACAGCGTGTCTATTTGA
- the LOC117758050 gene encoding arachidonate 15-lipoxygenase B-like, which produces MAEYKLQVSTGDMPSAGTWDHVSVTLIGSDGESEKTELDNFGRDFTPGKTGIYTVKTSSSLGKLLLVKVEKDPFLYFPEDEWYCSTIEVTTPEGDAILFPCHRWISRGEYVELRGGRAMKYFDEDHHLLLAHRKKELTFKKNLYQWKPLAEGLLHTCSFENESELPAEIRFSKAKLDEMHDTTKQLGLKFKFKGMVGSTEKWENVDDMKRLFNFEKTPMSEYVAEHWKEDDFYGSQFLNGINPTLIKRCSELPPNFPVTEEMVKPFLAKGSSLMSEIGKGNIFLYDQKKLYGIPTYLYNGESLTVTSGLCLFYLNPEKKLMPIAIQLHQQPSEKNPIFLPSDLETDWLLAKIYIKNTDMLDHESVHHLMKTHFMGEVYTVATLRCFPVIHPLYKLLFPHFKSTLDINVQGRVDLIGPDGIFKISTVGIEGMIEIMRRSLREMTYSSVCLPENIAARGLESIPNFYYRDDGLKLWSIINSFVRAAVEYYYPSDADVCKDTELQDWIREIFTYGLLSNKDSGFPSSFHSIEELIRFITMVIFTVSVQHAAVNNGQFDFYYWTLNAALLLHKPPPTTKGQSSMETIMETLPNVGETVAISVLINQLSGDYSSVIPLGQYPEKRFDEPELTQMIQKFQTELSKLGEEIAKRNSQLEVSYDYLHPSRIENSVSI; this is translated from the exons ATGGCTGAGTACAAGCTACAGGTGTCAACAGGTGACATGCCAAGTGCAGGAACATGGGATCACGTTTCTGTCACTCTAATTGGAAGTGacggagagagtgagaaaacTGAACTGGACAACTTTGGTAGAGACTTCACTCCCGGGAAA ACCGGGATCTACACGGTGAAAACCAGTTCATCTCTGGGGAAACTTCTGCTGGTCAAGGTGGAGAAGGATCCCTTTCTCTATTTCCCAGAAGACGAGTGGTACTGCTCCACCATAGAGGTGACGACTCCAGAGGGAGACGCAATTCTCTTCCCCTGTCACAGATGGATCTCCAGGGGAGAGTATGTGgagctgagaggagggagag CCATGAAGTATTTTGATGAGGACCATCACCTGTTGCTTGCGCACCGGAAAAAAGAGCTGACGTTTAAAAAGAACTTGTACCA gTGGAAGCCTCTAGCTGAAGGATTACTCCACACATGCAGTTTTGAAAATGAGTCTGAGCTACCAGCTGAAATCCGCTTCTCTAAGGCCAAATTGGATGAAATGCATGACACAACCAAACAACT TGGattgaaattcaaatttaaGGGAATGGTCGGATCCACCGAAAAATGGGAAAATGTTGACGACATGAAAAGACTCTTTAACTTCGAAAAGACACCAATGTCAg agTACGTTGCAGAGCACTGGAAGGAGGATGACTTTTACGGATCCCAGTTTCTGAACGGAATCAACCCCACTTTGATCAAGCGCTGTTCAGAGCTTCCCCCAAACTTTCCTGTCACAGAGGAGATGGTGAAGCCGTTCCTGGCTAAGGGCAGCAGTCTGATGAGTGAAATTGGG AAAGGCAATATATTCCTCTATGACCAAAAGAAGCTGTATGGAATCCCCACTTATCTCTACAATGGAGAATCTCTGACTGTGACTTCTGGTCTCTGTTTGTTCTACTTGAacccagaaaaaaaactgatgccAATTGCAATACAG CTGCATCAACAGCCTTCAGAGAAGAATCCCATCTTTCTGCCCAGCGACCTGGAGACCGACTGGCTGCTGGCCAAGATCTATatcaaaaacacagatatgCTGGATCATGAATCCGTCCATCACCTCATGAAGACTCACTTCATGGGAGAGGTCTACACTGTCGCCACTCTGCGCTGCTTCCCTGTGATTCATCCCCTCTACAAG CTGTTGTTTCCACACTTCAAGTCCACTCTCGACATAAACGTTCAAGGCCGTGTCGATCTAATAGGACCTGATGGGATCTTTAAAATA AGTACAGTTGGAATTGAGGGGATGATAGAGATCATGAGAAGGTCCCTCCGTGAAATGACCTACAGCTCCGTCTGTCTGCCAGAGAACATCGCTGCACGAGGACTGGAGTCAATCCCCAACTTCTACTACAGAGATGATGGATTGAAGCTGTGGTCCATCATCAACAG CTTTGTGAGGGCAGCAGTGGAGTACTACTATCCCTCAGACGCTGACGTCTGCaaagacacagagctgcaggattggATCCGTGAGATATTCACCTACGGCCTGTTGAGCAACAAAGACTCAG GATTCCCATCCTCCTTTCATTCCATTGAGGAATTGATAAGATTCATCACCATGGTCATCTTCACAGTGTCGGTTCAACACGCAGCAGTCAATAATGGACAG TTTGACTTCTACTACTGGACGCTGAATGCCGCATTGCTATTGCACAAACCTCCTCCGACCACCAAGGGGCAGTCAAGCATGGAGACAATTATGGAGACCCTCCCGAATGTTGGAGAGACTGTCGCCATATCAGTGTTAATAAATCAACTTTCAGGCGACTACAGTAGTGTt ATTCCTTTGGGTCAATATCCTGAGAAAAGATTTGACGAGCCTGAGCTTACACAGATGATTCAGAAGTTTCAAACGGAGTTGTCAAAACTCGGTGAAGAAATCGCAAAGAGAAACTCGCAGCTTGAAGTGTCCTATGACTATCTGCACCCTTCTCGCATTGAGAACAGCGTGTCTATTTGA
- the LOC117758044 gene encoding hydroperoxide isomerase ALOXE3-like, with protein sequence MAEYKLQVSTGDMPSAGTWDHVSVTLIGSDGESEKTDLDNFGKDFCTGKTGTYTVKTSSSLGKLLLVKVEKDPRLFFPEDEWYCSTIEVTTPEGDVILFPCHRWISRGEYVELRGGRAMKFLEDDHPLLIEHRKKELTLQKSLYQWKPLAEGLLHTCSFENESELPAEIRFSKTKTDEMQDTTKRLGLKFKFKGMVGSTEKWENVDDLKRLFKFEKTAMSEYVAEHWKEDDFYGFQFLNGINPTLIKRCSELPPNFPVTEEMVKPFLAEGSSLMSEIGKGNIFLYDQKKLDGIPTYLYNGESLTVTSGLCLFYLNPENKLMPIAIQLHQQPSEKNPIFLPSDLETDWLLAKIYIKNADTMDHEAVHHLMNTHFMGEVYTVATLRCFPVIHPLYKLLFPHFKSTLDINIQGRVDLIGPDGIFKISTVGIEGMIEIMRRSLREMTYSSVCLPENIAARGLESIPNFYYRDDGLKLWSIINSFVRAAVEYYYPSDADVCKDTELQDWIHEIFTYGLLSNKASGFPSSFHSIEELIRFITMVIFTVSVQHAAVNNGQFDFYFWTLNAALLLHKPPPTTKGQSSMETIMETIPNVGETVATSVLINQLSGDYSSVIPLGQYPEKRFDEPELTQVIQEFQAELSYLGEEITERNSHLEVPYDYLHPSRIENSVSI encoded by the exons ATGGCTGAGTACAAGCTACAGGTGTCAACAGGTGACATGCCAAGTGCAGGAACATGGGATCACGTTTCTGTCACTCTAATTGGAAGTGacggagagagtgagaaaacTGATCTGGACAACTTTGGCAAAGACTTCTGCACCGGGAAA ACCGGGACCTACACGGTGAAAACCAGTTCATCTCTGGGGAAACTTCTGCTGGTCAAGGTGGAGAAGGATCCCCGTCTCTTTTTCCCAGAAGACGAGTGGTACTGCTCCACCATAGAGGTGACGACTCCAGAGGGAGACGTAATTCTCTTCCCCTGTCACAGATGGATCTCCAGGGGAGAGTATGTGGAGCTGAGAGGAGGGCGAG CCATGAAGTTTCTTGAGGACGACCATCCCCTGTTGATTGAGCACCGGAAAAAAGAGCTGACACTTCAAAAGAGCTTGTACCA gtgGAAGCCTCTAGCTGAAGGACTACTCCACACATGCAGTTTTGAAAATGAGTCTGAGCTACCAGCTGAAATCCGCTTCTCTAAGACCAAAACGGACGAAATGCAAGACACAACCAAACGACT TGGattgaaattcaaatttaaGGGAATGGTCGGATCCACCGAAAAATGGGAAAATGTCGACGACCTGAAAAGACTCTTTAAGTTTGAAAAGACAGCAATGTCAg agtACGTTGCAGAGCACTGGAAGGAGGATGACTTTTACGGATTCCAGTTCCTGAACGGAATCAACCCCACTTTGATCAAGCGCTGTTCAGAGCTCCCCCCAAACTTTCCTGTCACAGAAGAGATGGTGAAGCCGTTCCTGGCTGAGGGCAGCAGTCTGATGAGTGAAATTGGG AAAGGCAATATATTCCTCTATGACCAAAAGAAGCTGGATGGAATCCCCACTTATCTCTACAATGGAGAATCTCTGACTGTGACTTCTGGTCTCTGTTTGTTCTACTTGAACccagaaaacaaactgatgcCAATTGCAATACAG CTGCATCAACAGCCCTCAGAGAAGAATCCCATCTTTCTGCCCAGCGACCTGGAGACCGACTGGCTGCTGGCCAAGATCTATATCAAAAACGCAGATACAATGGATCATGAAGCCGTCCATCACCTCATGAATACTCACTTCATGGGAGAGGTCTACACTGTCGCCACTCTGCGCTGCTTCCCTGTGATTCATCCCCTCTACAAG CTGTTGTTTCCACACTTCAAGTCCACTCTCGACATAAACATTCAAGGCCGTGTCGATCTAATAGGACCTGATGGGATCTTTAAAATA AGTACAGTTGGAATTGAGGGGATGATAGAGATCATGAGAAGGTCCCTCCGTGAAATGACCTACAGCTCCGTCTGTCTGCCAGAGAACATTGCTGCACGAGGACTGGAGTCAATCCCCAACTTCTACTACAGAGATGATGGATTGAAGCTGTGGTCCATCATCAACAG CTTTGTGAGGGCAGCAGTGGAGTACTACTATCCCTCAGACGCTGACGTCTGTaaagacacagagctgcaggattggATCCATGAGATATTCACCTACGGCCTCTTGAGCAACAAAGCCTCAG GATTCCCATCCTCCTTTCATTCCATTGAGGAATTGATAAGATTCATCACCATGGTCATCTTCACAGTGTCGGTTCAACATGCAGCAGTCAATAATGGACAG TTTGACTTCTACTTCTGGACGCTGAATGCCGCATTGCTATTGCACAAACCTCCTCCGACCACCAAGGGGCAGTCAAGCATGGAGACAATTATGGAGACCATCCCGAATGTTGGAGAGACTGTCGCCACATCAGTGTTAATAAATCAACTTTCAGGCGACTACAGTAGTGTt ATTCCTTTGGGTCAATATCCTGAGAAAAGATTTGACGAGCCTGAGCTTACACAGGTGATTCAGGAGTTTCAAGCGGAGTTGTCATACCTCGGTGAAGAAATCACAGAGAGAAACTCACACCTTGAAGTGCCCTATGACTATCTGCACCCTTCTCGCATTGAGAACAGCGTGTCTATTTGA
- the epm2a gene encoding laforin yields the protein MLFRFGVILAPDSADVQLLVLGSREEMGRWDPDRAVHMKPAHELLSPHEPNLWLGDVQLEEPVKDALWFKFLQRTRGCYIWEGSGPSHDRFCSYDERNVVDGVYCHPIGHWIEETGHTDEMKHTTRFYLGVAGQAAMHFSRVLPRVWLGSCPRQVEHVTIKMKHDLGITAVMNFQTEGDVVNNSYDCRRNPGEAMTPDTMMHLYKDCGMVYLWMPTPDMSTEGRIRMLPQAVFLLKGLLENGHTVYVHCNAGVGRSTAAVCGLLMYVLGWSLRKVQYFVAVRRPVVYIDEEALVQAQAEFIQKFGQLRPSLSYLEP from the exons ATGTTGTTCAGATTCGGGGTCATTCTCGCTCCGGACAGTGCGGACGTGCAGCTCTTGGTCCTGGGCTCTCGTGAGGAGATGGGTCGGTGGGACCCGGACAGAGCGGTGCACATGAAGCCCGCACACGAGCTCCTGTCGCCGCATGAACCGAACCTGTGGCTCGGCGACGTGCAGCTGGAGGAGCCGGTGAAAGACGCGCTGTGGTTCAAGTTCTTGCAAAGAACCAGAGGCTGTTACATCTGGGAAG GTAGCGGCCCCAGCCATGACAGGTTCTGTTCATATGATGAGAGGAACGTGGTGGACGGAGTGTACTGCCACCCGATTGGCCACTGGATAGAGGAAACTGGACACACAGACGAGATGAAACATACCACCCGCTTTTATTTGGGTGTGGCGGGTCAGGCGGCCATGCATTTCTCCAG GGTGCTTCCACGTGTTTGGCTTGGCAGCTGCCCTCGACAGGTAGAGCATGTGACGATTAAGATGAAGCATGACTTGGGCATCACTGCGGTGATGAACTTCCAGACTGAGGGCGACGTGGTGAACAACTCCTACGACTGCAGACGCAACCCTGGGGAAGCGATGACGCCGGACACCATGATGCATTTGTACAAAGACTGTGGCATGGTGTACCTGTGGATGCCCACACCTGACATGAGCACGGAGG GTCGTATCAGGATGCTTCCCCAGGCGGTATTCCTGCTTAAAGGTCTCTtggagaatggccacaccgtCTATGTTCACTGTAACGCTGGAGTGGGCAGGTCGACGGCTGCCGTGTGTGGCCTGCTCATGTACGTCCTCGGCTGGAGCCTGAGGAAGGTGCAATACTTTGTCGCAGTCAGGAGGCCGGTGGTGTACATCGATGAGGAGGCTTTGGTCCAGGCTCAGGCAGAATTCATCCAGAAGTTTGGACAACTGAGGCCCTCCCTCTCTTACCTGGAGCCATGA
- the LOC117758047 gene encoding arachidonate 12-lipoxygenase, 12R-type-like, which translates to MAEYKLQVSTGDMPSAGTQDHVSVTLIGSDGESEKTELDNFGKDFCTGKTGTYTVKTSPSLGKLLLVKVEKDPYLHFPEDEWYCSTIEVTTPEGDAILFSCHRWISRGEYVELRGGRAMKFLEDDHPLLIEHRKKELTLQKSLYQWKPLAEGLLHTSSFEHESELPDEIRFSKAKTDEMHDATKRLGMKFKSKGMVGSIEKWENVDDLKKLFNFQKTAMSEYVAEHWKEDDFYGFQFLNGINPTLIKRCSELPPNFPVTEEMVKPFLAEGSSLMSEIGKGNIFLYDQKKLEGIPTQVSNGESLTVTPGLCLFYLNPENKLMPIAIQLHQQPSEKNPIFLPSDLETDWLLAKIYIKNADMLDHEAVHHLMNTHFMGEVYTVATLRCFPVIHPLYKLLFPHFKSTLDINIRGREGLMGPNGIFTLSSAGIEGMTEIMRRSLREMTYSSVCLPENIAARGMESIPNYYYRDDGLKLWSIINSFVRGAVEYYYPSDADICKDTELQDWIREIFTKGLLSNKASGFPSSFHSIEELIRFITMVIFTVSVQHAAVNNGQFDYYYWTLNAALLLHKPPPTTKGQSSMETIMETLPNVGETVAISLLINQLSGKYSGVIPLGQYPEKRFEEPELTQMIQEFQAELSKLGEEIAKRNSKLEVSYDYLHPSRIENSVSI; encoded by the exons ATGGCTGAGTACAAGCTACAGGTGTCAACAGGTGACATGCCAAGTGCAGGAACACAGGATCACGTTTCTGTCACTCTAATTGGaagtgatggagagagtgagaaaacTGAACTGGACAACTTTGGCAAAGACTTCTGCACCGGGAAA ACCGGGACCTACACGGTGAAAACCAGTCCGTCTCTGGGGAAACTTCTGCTGGTCAAGGTGGAGAAGGATCCCTATCTCCATTTCCCAGAAGACGAGTGGTACTGCTCCACCATAGAGGTGACGACTCCAGAGGGAGATGCAATTCTCTTCTCCTGTCACAGATGGATCTCCAGGGGAGAGTATGTGgagctgagaggagggagag CCATGAAGTTTCTTGAGGACGACCATCCCCTGTTGATTGAGCACCGGAAAAAAGAGCTGACACTTCAAAAGAGCTTGTACCA gtgGAAGCCTCTAGCTGAAGGATTACTCCACACAAGCAGTTTTGAACATGAGTCTGAGCTACCAGATGAAATCCGCTTCTCTAAAGCCAAAACGGACGAAATGCATGACGCAACCAAACGACT TGGAATGAAATTCAAATCTAAGGGAATGGTCGGATCCATCGAAAAATGGGAAAATGTCGACGACCTGAAAAAACTATTTAACTTCCAAAAGACAGCAATGTCAG agtaCGTTGCAGAGCACTGGAAGGAGGATGACTTTTACGGATTCCAGTTCTTGAACGGAATCAACCCCACTTTGATCAAGCGCTGCTCAGAGCTTCCCCCAAACTTTCCTGTCACAGAGGAGATGGTGAAGCCGTTCCTGGCTGAGGGCAGCAGTCTGATGAGTGAAATTGGG AAAGGCAATATATTCCTCTATGACCAAAAGAAGCTGGAAGGAATCCCCACTCAAGTCTCTAATGGAGAATCTCTGACTGTGACTCCTGGTCTCTGTTTGTTCTACTTGAACccagaaaacaaactgatgcCAATTGCAATACAG CTGCATCAACAGCCCTCAGAGAAGAATCCCATCTTTCTGCCCAGCGACCTGGAGACCGACTGGCTGCTGGCCAAGATCTATATCAAAAACGCAGATATGCTGGATCATGAAGCCGTCCATCACCTCATGAATACTCACTTCATGGGAGAGGTCTACACTGTCGCCACTCTGCGCTGCTTCCCTGTGATTCATCCCCTCTACAAG cTGTTGTTTCCACACTTCAAGTCCACTCTCGACATAAACATTAGAGGCCGTGAAGGTCTAATGGGACCTAATGGGATCTTTACACTA AGTTCAGCTGGAATTGAGGGGATGACAGAGATCATGAGAAGGTCCCTCCGTGAAATGACCTACAGCTCCGTCTGTCTGCCAGAGAACATCGCTGCACGAGGAATGGAGTCAATCCCCAACTACTACTACAGAGATGATGGATTGAAGCTGTGGTCCATCATCAACAG CTTTGTGAGGGGAGCAGTGGAGTACTACTATCCCTCAGACGCTGACATCTGTaaagacacagagctgcaggattggATCCGTGAGATATTTACCAAGGGCCTCTTGAGCAACAAAGCCTCAG GATTCCCATCCTCCTTTCATTCCATTGAGGAATTGATAAGATTCATCACCATGGTCATCTTCACAGTGTCGGTTCAACACGCAGCAGTCAATAATGGACAG TTTGACTACTACTACTGGACACTGAATGCCGCATTGCTATTGCACAAACCTCCTCCGACCACCAAGGGGCAGTCAAGCATGGAGACAATTATGGAGACCCTCCCGAATGTTGGAGAGACTGTCGCCATATCCTTGTTAATAAATCAACTTTCAGGCAAATACAGTGGTGTT ATTCCTTTGGGTCAATATCCTGAGAAAAGATTTGAAGAGCCTGAGCTTACACAGATGATTCAGGAGTTTCAAGCGGAGTTGTCAAAACTCGGTGAAGAAATCGCAAAGAGAAACTCTAAGCTTGAAGTGTCCTATGACTATCTGCACCCTTCTCGCATTGAGAACAGCGTGTCTATTTGA